In Osmerus eperlanus chromosome 17, fOsmEpe2.1, whole genome shotgun sequence, a single genomic region encodes these proteins:
- the osbpl8 gene encoding oxysterol-binding protein-related protein 8 isoform X1 → MESSCSESQGEPERTLHHAEIREQPGTSAAVVPGDEAVLLTPGRMSQRQGKEREKEKEAGLQTPSRELLASPSSLSPGVSYSHGFDRGKEDLPLPLKEDSSHSISKSKSETKLYNGSDKDVSASGSKLTKKESLKVQKKNYREEKKRATKELLSTITDPSVIVMADWLKIRGTLKSWTKLWCVLKPGVLLIYKTHKNGQWVGTVLLNACELIERPSKKDGFCFKLFHPLEQSIWAVKGPKGEAVGSITQPLPSSHLIFRAASESDGRCWMDALELALKCSSLLKRTMIREGKEELASSGEHSHINFYSLLRAHNMQGFQFNDSDQFKDPDLYSDKSDRENEPDHEESDPEGLEKSEESDSDTSERQDDSYIDLDEALRETPYLEQSHEELGEAGEASQTETVSEENKSLIWTLLKQVRPGMDLSKVVLPTFILEPRSFLDKLSDYYFHADFLSESAVEENAYNRMKKVVKWYISGFYKKPKGLKKPYNPIIGETFRCMWLHSKTNSKTFYISEQVSHHPPVSAFYVSNRKDGFCLSGSILAKSKFYGNSLSAILDGEARLSFLNRGEDYVMNMPYAHCKGILYGTMTLELAGQVTIACEKTGYSAQLEFKLKPFLGSSDSVNQISGKIKLGKEVLATLEGHWDSEIFINDKKTGVVDTFWNPTPDLRQSRLTRCTVPPEEQGEYESERLWQHVTRAINNKDQTEATNEKFILEEAQRKSARERKAKCEEWVPSLFEQDSVTGEWHYRYADTRPWDPLNDMIQFEKDGWIQTKVRHRTPMVRSASVISLSNQGPRRDNCKCQVTGPKRKHKQSDKPKSPESGCSSPEPDRQDSSGSERHKSKHTSRLRKKGTDLSELQSAIDSIKKTQEDINRSISVLRSRAAGQTASEGGFLQQRDYAIIIFLIFVQVFINLLFK, encoded by the exons catcatgcagagatcAGAGAACAACCCGGCACATCAG ctGCCGTAGTCCCCGGTGATGAAGCTGTCCTTTTGACCCCAGGGAGGATGAGCCAGCGCCAGGGGAAAGagcgggagaaggagaaggaggcgggGCTGCAGACCCCCAGCAGAGAGCTTCTCGCCAGCCCCTCATCCCTCAGCCCCGGGGTCAGCTACAGCCACG GTTTCGACAGGGGGAAAGAAGACCTGCCCTTGCCGCTGAAAGAAGATTCATCCCACTCTATATCGAAGAGCAAG TCGGAGACCAAGCTGTACAATGGCTCTGACAAGGACGTGTCAGCTTCCGGGAGCAAGCTCACCAAGAAGGAGTCTCTCAAG GTGCAGAAGAAGAActacagggaggagaagaagagagccaCCAAGGAGCTGCTCAGCACCATCACTGACCCCTCCGTCATCGTCATGGCCGACTGGCTCAAG atcCGGGGCACGCTGAAGAGCTGGACCAAGTTGTGGTGCGTGCTGAAGCCCGGCGTGCTCCTCATCTACAAGACCCACAAGAACGGCCAATGGGTGGGCACCGTGCTGCTGAACGCCTGCGAGCTCATCGAGAGGCCCTCCAAGAAGGACGGCTTCTGCTTCAAgctcttccaccccctggagCAGTCCATCTGGGCTGTCAAG ggTCCCAAAGGGGAAGCGGTGGGCTCCATCACGCAGCCATTACCCAGCAGCCACCTCATCTTCCGAGCTGCCTCCGAGTCTGACG GGCGGTGCTGGATGGATGCTCTGGAGCTGGCTCTGAAGTGCTCCAGCCTGCTGAAGCGGACCATGATCCGGGAGGGCAAGGAGGAGCTGGCCAGCTCTGGGGAACACTCCCACATCAACTTCTACAGCCTGCTGAGAGCCCACAACATGCAGGGCTTCCA gttcaaCGACAGCGACCAGTTCAAAGACCCGGACCTGTACTCAGACAAGTCCGACCGGGAGAACGAGCCGGACCACGAGGAGTCGGACCCGGAGGGCCTGGAGAAGAGCGAGGAGAGCGACAGCGACACGTCGGAACGCCAGGACGACTCGTACATCGACCTGGACGAGGCGCTGCGGGAGACCCCCTACCTGGAGCAGTCTCACGAGGAgctgggagag GCTGGCGAGGCGTCCCAGACGGAGACGGTGTCGGAGGAGAACAAGTCTCTGATCTGGACCCTGCTGAAGCAGGTGCGACCGGGTATGGACCTGTCCAAGGTGGTGCTGCCCACCTTCATCCTGGAGCCCCGCTCCTTCCTCGACAAGCTCTCCGACTACTACTTCCACGCAGACTTCCTGTCAGA GTCTGCAGTTGAGGAGAACGCCTACAACAGGATGAAGAAGGTGGTGAAGTGGTACATCTCTGGGTTCTACAAAAAGCCAAAG GGACTAAAGAAGCCGTACAACCCCATCATCGGCGAGACTTTCCGCTGCATGTGGCTCCACAGTAAGACCAACAGCAAGACCTTCTACATCTCTGAACAG GTGTCCCATCACCCCCCGGTGTCGGCCTTCTACGTCAGCAACAGGAAGGACGGCTTCTGTCTCAGCGGCAGCATCCTGGCCAAGTCCAAGTTCTACG gGAACTCCCTGTCGGCCATACTGGACGGAGAGGCTCGTCTGTCCTTCCTCAACAGGGGCGAGGACTACGTGATGAACATGCCCTACGCCCACTGTAAAG gtATCCTGTATGGCACCATGACCCTGGAGCTGGCAGGTCAGGTGACCATCGCCTGTGAGAAGACAGGCTACAGCGCCCAGCTGGAGTTTAAACTGAAG CCGTTCCTGGGCAGCAGTGACAGCGTGAACCAGATCTCCGGGAAGATCAAACTGGGGAAGGAAGTCCTGGCCACGCTGGAGGGACACTGG GACAGTGAGATCTTCATCAACGATAAGAAGACAGGGGTGGTGGACACGTTCTGGAACCCCACCCCTGACCTGAGGCAGAGCCGGCTGACTCGCTGCACCGTGCCCCCGGAGGAGCAGGGCGAGTACGAGTCTGAGAG gCTGTGGCAGCATGTGACTCGAGCCATCAACAACAAGGACCAGACCGAGGCCACCAACGAGAAGTTCATCCTAGAGGAGGCCCAGAGGAAGTCTGCCCGAGAGCGCAAGGCCAAGTGTGAGGAGTGGGTCCCCTCTCTGTTCGAGCAGGACTCCGTCACTGGGGAGTGGCATTACCGCTATGCCGA CACCCGTCCGTGGGATCCTCTGAACGATATGATTCAGTTTGAGAAAGACGGCTGGATCCAGACTAAGGTTCGCCACCGCACCCCTATGGTACGTTCTGCCAGTGTTATTAGTCTCAGTAACCAGGGGCCGCGGAGGGACAATTGCAAGTGCCAG GTGACGGGGCCAAAGAGAAAGCACAAGCAGAGCGACAAGCCGAAGAGTCCTGAGAGCGGCTGCTCCTCTCCTGAGCCCGACCGCCAAGACTCCTCTGGCAGCGaac GACATAAGAGCAAGCACACCAGCCGCTTAAGGAAGAAAGGAACCGACCTCAGTGAACTTCAAAGTGCCATTGATTCTATCAAAAAAACACAGGAGGATATTAACAG GAGTATCAGTGTGCTGCGTAGCCGAGCTGCGGGGCAGACGGCGTCCGAGGGAGGCTtcctccagcagagagactacgccatcatcatcttcctcatctTCGTTCAGGTCTTCATCAACCTCCTCTTCAagtag
- the osbpl8 gene encoding oxysterol-binding protein-related protein 8 isoform X2 produces the protein MESSCSESQGEPERTLHHAEIREQPGTSAAVVPGDEAVLLTPGRMSQRQGKEREKEKEAGLQTPSRELLASPSSLSPGVSYSHGFDRGKEDLPLPLKEDSSHSISKSKSETKLYNGSDKDVSASGSKLTKKESLKVQKKNYREEKKRATKELLSTITDPSVIVMADWLKIRGTLKSWTKLWCVLKPGVLLIYKTHKNGQWVGTVLLNACELIERPSKKDGFCFKLFHPLEQSIWAVKGPKGEAVGSITQPLPSSHLIFRAASESDGRCWMDALELALKCSSLLKRTMIREGKEELASSGEHSHINFYSLLRAHNMQGFQFNDSDQFKDPDLYSDKSDRENEPDHEESDPEGLEKSEESDSDTSERQDDSYIDLDEALRETPYLEQSHEELGEAGEASQTETVSEENKSLIWTLLKQVRPGMDLSKVVLPTFILEPRSFLDKLSDYYFHADFLSESAVEENAYNRMKKVVKWYISGFYKKPKGLKKPYNPIIGETFRCMWLHSKTNSKTFYISEQVSHHPPVSAFYVSNRKDGFCLSGSILAKSKFYGNSLSAILDGEARLSFLNRGEDYVMNMPYAHCKGILYGTMTLELAGQVTIACEKTGYSAQLEFKLKPFLGSSDSVNQISGKIKLGKEVLATLEGHWDSEIFINDKKTGVVDTFWNPTPDLRQSRLTRCTVPPEEQGEYESERLWQHVTRAINNKDQTEATNEKFILEEAQRKSARERKAKCEEWVPSLFEQDSVTGEWHYRYADTRPWDPLNDMIQFEKDGWIQTKVRHRTPMVTGPKRKHKQSDKPKSPESGCSSPEPDRQDSSGSERHKSKHTSRLRKKGTDLSELQSAIDSIKKTQEDINRSISVLRSRAAGQTASEGGFLQQRDYAIIIFLIFVQVFINLLFK, from the exons catcatgcagagatcAGAGAACAACCCGGCACATCAG ctGCCGTAGTCCCCGGTGATGAAGCTGTCCTTTTGACCCCAGGGAGGATGAGCCAGCGCCAGGGGAAAGagcgggagaaggagaaggaggcgggGCTGCAGACCCCCAGCAGAGAGCTTCTCGCCAGCCCCTCATCCCTCAGCCCCGGGGTCAGCTACAGCCACG GTTTCGACAGGGGGAAAGAAGACCTGCCCTTGCCGCTGAAAGAAGATTCATCCCACTCTATATCGAAGAGCAAG TCGGAGACCAAGCTGTACAATGGCTCTGACAAGGACGTGTCAGCTTCCGGGAGCAAGCTCACCAAGAAGGAGTCTCTCAAG GTGCAGAAGAAGAActacagggaggagaagaagagagccaCCAAGGAGCTGCTCAGCACCATCACTGACCCCTCCGTCATCGTCATGGCCGACTGGCTCAAG atcCGGGGCACGCTGAAGAGCTGGACCAAGTTGTGGTGCGTGCTGAAGCCCGGCGTGCTCCTCATCTACAAGACCCACAAGAACGGCCAATGGGTGGGCACCGTGCTGCTGAACGCCTGCGAGCTCATCGAGAGGCCCTCCAAGAAGGACGGCTTCTGCTTCAAgctcttccaccccctggagCAGTCCATCTGGGCTGTCAAG ggTCCCAAAGGGGAAGCGGTGGGCTCCATCACGCAGCCATTACCCAGCAGCCACCTCATCTTCCGAGCTGCCTCCGAGTCTGACG GGCGGTGCTGGATGGATGCTCTGGAGCTGGCTCTGAAGTGCTCCAGCCTGCTGAAGCGGACCATGATCCGGGAGGGCAAGGAGGAGCTGGCCAGCTCTGGGGAACACTCCCACATCAACTTCTACAGCCTGCTGAGAGCCCACAACATGCAGGGCTTCCA gttcaaCGACAGCGACCAGTTCAAAGACCCGGACCTGTACTCAGACAAGTCCGACCGGGAGAACGAGCCGGACCACGAGGAGTCGGACCCGGAGGGCCTGGAGAAGAGCGAGGAGAGCGACAGCGACACGTCGGAACGCCAGGACGACTCGTACATCGACCTGGACGAGGCGCTGCGGGAGACCCCCTACCTGGAGCAGTCTCACGAGGAgctgggagag GCTGGCGAGGCGTCCCAGACGGAGACGGTGTCGGAGGAGAACAAGTCTCTGATCTGGACCCTGCTGAAGCAGGTGCGACCGGGTATGGACCTGTCCAAGGTGGTGCTGCCCACCTTCATCCTGGAGCCCCGCTCCTTCCTCGACAAGCTCTCCGACTACTACTTCCACGCAGACTTCCTGTCAGA GTCTGCAGTTGAGGAGAACGCCTACAACAGGATGAAGAAGGTGGTGAAGTGGTACATCTCTGGGTTCTACAAAAAGCCAAAG GGACTAAAGAAGCCGTACAACCCCATCATCGGCGAGACTTTCCGCTGCATGTGGCTCCACAGTAAGACCAACAGCAAGACCTTCTACATCTCTGAACAG GTGTCCCATCACCCCCCGGTGTCGGCCTTCTACGTCAGCAACAGGAAGGACGGCTTCTGTCTCAGCGGCAGCATCCTGGCCAAGTCCAAGTTCTACG gGAACTCCCTGTCGGCCATACTGGACGGAGAGGCTCGTCTGTCCTTCCTCAACAGGGGCGAGGACTACGTGATGAACATGCCCTACGCCCACTGTAAAG gtATCCTGTATGGCACCATGACCCTGGAGCTGGCAGGTCAGGTGACCATCGCCTGTGAGAAGACAGGCTACAGCGCCCAGCTGGAGTTTAAACTGAAG CCGTTCCTGGGCAGCAGTGACAGCGTGAACCAGATCTCCGGGAAGATCAAACTGGGGAAGGAAGTCCTGGCCACGCTGGAGGGACACTGG GACAGTGAGATCTTCATCAACGATAAGAAGACAGGGGTGGTGGACACGTTCTGGAACCCCACCCCTGACCTGAGGCAGAGCCGGCTGACTCGCTGCACCGTGCCCCCGGAGGAGCAGGGCGAGTACGAGTCTGAGAG gCTGTGGCAGCATGTGACTCGAGCCATCAACAACAAGGACCAGACCGAGGCCACCAACGAGAAGTTCATCCTAGAGGAGGCCCAGAGGAAGTCTGCCCGAGAGCGCAAGGCCAAGTGTGAGGAGTGGGTCCCCTCTCTGTTCGAGCAGGACTCCGTCACTGGGGAGTGGCATTACCGCTATGCCGA CACCCGTCCGTGGGATCCTCTGAACGATATGATTCAGTTTGAGAAAGACGGCTGGATCCAGACTAAGGTTCGCCACCGCACCCCTATG GTGACGGGGCCAAAGAGAAAGCACAAGCAGAGCGACAAGCCGAAGAGTCCTGAGAGCGGCTGCTCCTCTCCTGAGCCCGACCGCCAAGACTCCTCTGGCAGCGaac GACATAAGAGCAAGCACACCAGCCGCTTAAGGAAGAAAGGAACCGACCTCAGTGAACTTCAAAGTGCCATTGATTCTATCAAAAAAACACAGGAGGATATTAACAG GAGTATCAGTGTGCTGCGTAGCCGAGCTGCGGGGCAGACGGCGTCCGAGGGAGGCTtcctccagcagagagactacgccatcatcatcttcctcatctTCGTTCAGGTCTTCATCAACCTCCTCTTCAagtag
- the osbpl8 gene encoding oxysterol-binding protein-related protein 8 isoform X4, which translates to MSQRQGKEREKEKEAGLQTPSRELLASPSSLSPGVSYSHGFDRGKEDLPLPLKEDSSHSISKSKSETKLYNGSDKDVSASGSKLTKKESLKVQKKNYREEKKRATKELLSTITDPSVIVMADWLKIRGTLKSWTKLWCVLKPGVLLIYKTHKNGQWVGTVLLNACELIERPSKKDGFCFKLFHPLEQSIWAVKGPKGEAVGSITQPLPSSHLIFRAASESDGRCWMDALELALKCSSLLKRTMIREGKEELASSGEHSHINFYSLLRAHNMQGFQFNDSDQFKDPDLYSDKSDRENEPDHEESDPEGLEKSEESDSDTSERQDDSYIDLDEALRETPYLEQSHEELGEAGEASQTETVSEENKSLIWTLLKQVRPGMDLSKVVLPTFILEPRSFLDKLSDYYFHADFLSESAVEENAYNRMKKVVKWYISGFYKKPKGLKKPYNPIIGETFRCMWLHSKTNSKTFYISEQVSHHPPVSAFYVSNRKDGFCLSGSILAKSKFYGNSLSAILDGEARLSFLNRGEDYVMNMPYAHCKGILYGTMTLELAGQVTIACEKTGYSAQLEFKLKPFLGSSDSVNQISGKIKLGKEVLATLEGHWDSEIFINDKKTGVVDTFWNPTPDLRQSRLTRCTVPPEEQGEYESERLWQHVTRAINNKDQTEATNEKFILEEAQRKSARERKAKCEEWVPSLFEQDSVTGEWHYRYADTRPWDPLNDMIQFEKDGWIQTKVRHRTPMVRSASVISLSNQGPRRDNCKCQVTGPKRKHKQSDKPKSPESGCSSPEPDRQDSSGSERHKSKHTSRLRKKGTDLSELQSAIDSIKKTQEDINRSISVLRSRAAGQTASEGGFLQQRDYAIIIFLIFVQVFINLLFK; encoded by the exons ATGAGCCAGCGCCAGGGGAAAGagcgggagaaggagaaggaggcgggGCTGCAGACCCCCAGCAGAGAGCTTCTCGCCAGCCCCTCATCCCTCAGCCCCGGGGTCAGCTACAGCCACG GTTTCGACAGGGGGAAAGAAGACCTGCCCTTGCCGCTGAAAGAAGATTCATCCCACTCTATATCGAAGAGCAAG TCGGAGACCAAGCTGTACAATGGCTCTGACAAGGACGTGTCAGCTTCCGGGAGCAAGCTCACCAAGAAGGAGTCTCTCAAG GTGCAGAAGAAGAActacagggaggagaagaagagagccaCCAAGGAGCTGCTCAGCACCATCACTGACCCCTCCGTCATCGTCATGGCCGACTGGCTCAAG atcCGGGGCACGCTGAAGAGCTGGACCAAGTTGTGGTGCGTGCTGAAGCCCGGCGTGCTCCTCATCTACAAGACCCACAAGAACGGCCAATGGGTGGGCACCGTGCTGCTGAACGCCTGCGAGCTCATCGAGAGGCCCTCCAAGAAGGACGGCTTCTGCTTCAAgctcttccaccccctggagCAGTCCATCTGGGCTGTCAAG ggTCCCAAAGGGGAAGCGGTGGGCTCCATCACGCAGCCATTACCCAGCAGCCACCTCATCTTCCGAGCTGCCTCCGAGTCTGACG GGCGGTGCTGGATGGATGCTCTGGAGCTGGCTCTGAAGTGCTCCAGCCTGCTGAAGCGGACCATGATCCGGGAGGGCAAGGAGGAGCTGGCCAGCTCTGGGGAACACTCCCACATCAACTTCTACAGCCTGCTGAGAGCCCACAACATGCAGGGCTTCCA gttcaaCGACAGCGACCAGTTCAAAGACCCGGACCTGTACTCAGACAAGTCCGACCGGGAGAACGAGCCGGACCACGAGGAGTCGGACCCGGAGGGCCTGGAGAAGAGCGAGGAGAGCGACAGCGACACGTCGGAACGCCAGGACGACTCGTACATCGACCTGGACGAGGCGCTGCGGGAGACCCCCTACCTGGAGCAGTCTCACGAGGAgctgggagag GCTGGCGAGGCGTCCCAGACGGAGACGGTGTCGGAGGAGAACAAGTCTCTGATCTGGACCCTGCTGAAGCAGGTGCGACCGGGTATGGACCTGTCCAAGGTGGTGCTGCCCACCTTCATCCTGGAGCCCCGCTCCTTCCTCGACAAGCTCTCCGACTACTACTTCCACGCAGACTTCCTGTCAGA GTCTGCAGTTGAGGAGAACGCCTACAACAGGATGAAGAAGGTGGTGAAGTGGTACATCTCTGGGTTCTACAAAAAGCCAAAG GGACTAAAGAAGCCGTACAACCCCATCATCGGCGAGACTTTCCGCTGCATGTGGCTCCACAGTAAGACCAACAGCAAGACCTTCTACATCTCTGAACAG GTGTCCCATCACCCCCCGGTGTCGGCCTTCTACGTCAGCAACAGGAAGGACGGCTTCTGTCTCAGCGGCAGCATCCTGGCCAAGTCCAAGTTCTACG gGAACTCCCTGTCGGCCATACTGGACGGAGAGGCTCGTCTGTCCTTCCTCAACAGGGGCGAGGACTACGTGATGAACATGCCCTACGCCCACTGTAAAG gtATCCTGTATGGCACCATGACCCTGGAGCTGGCAGGTCAGGTGACCATCGCCTGTGAGAAGACAGGCTACAGCGCCCAGCTGGAGTTTAAACTGAAG CCGTTCCTGGGCAGCAGTGACAGCGTGAACCAGATCTCCGGGAAGATCAAACTGGGGAAGGAAGTCCTGGCCACGCTGGAGGGACACTGG GACAGTGAGATCTTCATCAACGATAAGAAGACAGGGGTGGTGGACACGTTCTGGAACCCCACCCCTGACCTGAGGCAGAGCCGGCTGACTCGCTGCACCGTGCCCCCGGAGGAGCAGGGCGAGTACGAGTCTGAGAG gCTGTGGCAGCATGTGACTCGAGCCATCAACAACAAGGACCAGACCGAGGCCACCAACGAGAAGTTCATCCTAGAGGAGGCCCAGAGGAAGTCTGCCCGAGAGCGCAAGGCCAAGTGTGAGGAGTGGGTCCCCTCTCTGTTCGAGCAGGACTCCGTCACTGGGGAGTGGCATTACCGCTATGCCGA CACCCGTCCGTGGGATCCTCTGAACGATATGATTCAGTTTGAGAAAGACGGCTGGATCCAGACTAAGGTTCGCCACCGCACCCCTATGGTACGTTCTGCCAGTGTTATTAGTCTCAGTAACCAGGGGCCGCGGAGGGACAATTGCAAGTGCCAG GTGACGGGGCCAAAGAGAAAGCACAAGCAGAGCGACAAGCCGAAGAGTCCTGAGAGCGGCTGCTCCTCTCCTGAGCCCGACCGCCAAGACTCCTCTGGCAGCGaac GACATAAGAGCAAGCACACCAGCCGCTTAAGGAAGAAAGGAACCGACCTCAGTGAACTTCAAAGTGCCATTGATTCTATCAAAAAAACACAGGAGGATATTAACAG GAGTATCAGTGTGCTGCGTAGCCGAGCTGCGGGGCAGACGGCGTCCGAGGGAGGCTtcctccagcagagagactacgccatcatcatcttcctcatctTCGTTCAGGTCTTCATCAACCTCCTCTTCAagtag
- the osbpl8 gene encoding oxysterol-binding protein-related protein 8 isoform X5, which produces MMKEEGVLCRRRFSTCGGTSSVRPPHPDGRKLIRNASFGGYNDLSPISLPGFDRGKEDLPLPLKEDSSHSISKSKSETKLYNGSDKDVSASGSKLTKKESLKVQKKNYREEKKRATKELLSTITDPSVIVMADWLKIRGTLKSWTKLWCVLKPGVLLIYKTHKNGQWVGTVLLNACELIERPSKKDGFCFKLFHPLEQSIWAVKGPKGEAVGSITQPLPSSHLIFRAASESDGRCWMDALELALKCSSLLKRTMIREGKEELASSGEHSHINFYSLLRAHNMQGFQFNDSDQFKDPDLYSDKSDRENEPDHEESDPEGLEKSEESDSDTSERQDDSYIDLDEALRETPYLEQSHEELGEAGEASQTETVSEENKSLIWTLLKQVRPGMDLSKVVLPTFILEPRSFLDKLSDYYFHADFLSESAVEENAYNRMKKVVKWYISGFYKKPKGLKKPYNPIIGETFRCMWLHSKTNSKTFYISEQVSHHPPVSAFYVSNRKDGFCLSGSILAKSKFYGNSLSAILDGEARLSFLNRGEDYVMNMPYAHCKGILYGTMTLELAGQVTIACEKTGYSAQLEFKLKPFLGSSDSVNQISGKIKLGKEVLATLEGHWDSEIFINDKKTGVVDTFWNPTPDLRQSRLTRCTVPPEEQGEYESERLWQHVTRAINNKDQTEATNEKFILEEAQRKSARERKAKCEEWVPSLFEQDSVTGEWHYRYADTRPWDPLNDMIQFEKDGWIQTKVRHRTPMVTGPKRKHKQSDKPKSPESGCSSPEPDRQDSSGSERHKSKHTSRLRKKGTDLSELQSAIDSIKKTQEDINRSISVLRSRAAGQTASEGGFLQQRDYAIIIFLIFVQVFINLLFK; this is translated from the exons atgatgaaggaggagggagtgctCTGCCGCCGACGCTTCTCCACGTGCGGCGGGACCTCGTCCGtgcgccccccccaccccgacgGACGCAAGCTGATCCGCAACGCCTCCTTCGGAGGCTATAACGACCTGTCGCCCATCTCCCTGCCAG GTTTCGACAGGGGGAAAGAAGACCTGCCCTTGCCGCTGAAAGAAGATTCATCCCACTCTATATCGAAGAGCAAG TCGGAGACCAAGCTGTACAATGGCTCTGACAAGGACGTGTCAGCTTCCGGGAGCAAGCTCACCAAGAAGGAGTCTCTCAAG GTGCAGAAGAAGAActacagggaggagaagaagagagccaCCAAGGAGCTGCTCAGCACCATCACTGACCCCTCCGTCATCGTCATGGCCGACTGGCTCAAG atcCGGGGCACGCTGAAGAGCTGGACCAAGTTGTGGTGCGTGCTGAAGCCCGGCGTGCTCCTCATCTACAAGACCCACAAGAACGGCCAATGGGTGGGCACCGTGCTGCTGAACGCCTGCGAGCTCATCGAGAGGCCCTCCAAGAAGGACGGCTTCTGCTTCAAgctcttccaccccctggagCAGTCCATCTGGGCTGTCAAG ggTCCCAAAGGGGAAGCGGTGGGCTCCATCACGCAGCCATTACCCAGCAGCCACCTCATCTTCCGAGCTGCCTCCGAGTCTGACG GGCGGTGCTGGATGGATGCTCTGGAGCTGGCTCTGAAGTGCTCCAGCCTGCTGAAGCGGACCATGATCCGGGAGGGCAAGGAGGAGCTGGCCAGCTCTGGGGAACACTCCCACATCAACTTCTACAGCCTGCTGAGAGCCCACAACATGCAGGGCTTCCA gttcaaCGACAGCGACCAGTTCAAAGACCCGGACCTGTACTCAGACAAGTCCGACCGGGAGAACGAGCCGGACCACGAGGAGTCGGACCCGGAGGGCCTGGAGAAGAGCGAGGAGAGCGACAGCGACACGTCGGAACGCCAGGACGACTCGTACATCGACCTGGACGAGGCGCTGCGGGAGACCCCCTACCTGGAGCAGTCTCACGAGGAgctgggagag GCTGGCGAGGCGTCCCAGACGGAGACGGTGTCGGAGGAGAACAAGTCTCTGATCTGGACCCTGCTGAAGCAGGTGCGACCGGGTATGGACCTGTCCAAGGTGGTGCTGCCCACCTTCATCCTGGAGCCCCGCTCCTTCCTCGACAAGCTCTCCGACTACTACTTCCACGCAGACTTCCTGTCAGA GTCTGCAGTTGAGGAGAACGCCTACAACAGGATGAAGAAGGTGGTGAAGTGGTACATCTCTGGGTTCTACAAAAAGCCAAAG GGACTAAAGAAGCCGTACAACCCCATCATCGGCGAGACTTTCCGCTGCATGTGGCTCCACAGTAAGACCAACAGCAAGACCTTCTACATCTCTGAACAG GTGTCCCATCACCCCCCGGTGTCGGCCTTCTACGTCAGCAACAGGAAGGACGGCTTCTGTCTCAGCGGCAGCATCCTGGCCAAGTCCAAGTTCTACG gGAACTCCCTGTCGGCCATACTGGACGGAGAGGCTCGTCTGTCCTTCCTCAACAGGGGCGAGGACTACGTGATGAACATGCCCTACGCCCACTGTAAAG gtATCCTGTATGGCACCATGACCCTGGAGCTGGCAGGTCAGGTGACCATCGCCTGTGAGAAGACAGGCTACAGCGCCCAGCTGGAGTTTAAACTGAAG CCGTTCCTGGGCAGCAGTGACAGCGTGAACCAGATCTCCGGGAAGATCAAACTGGGGAAGGAAGTCCTGGCCACGCTGGAGGGACACTGG GACAGTGAGATCTTCATCAACGATAAGAAGACAGGGGTGGTGGACACGTTCTGGAACCCCACCCCTGACCTGAGGCAGAGCCGGCTGACTCGCTGCACCGTGCCCCCGGAGGAGCAGGGCGAGTACGAGTCTGAGAG gCTGTGGCAGCATGTGACTCGAGCCATCAACAACAAGGACCAGACCGAGGCCACCAACGAGAAGTTCATCCTAGAGGAGGCCCAGAGGAAGTCTGCCCGAGAGCGCAAGGCCAAGTGTGAGGAGTGGGTCCCCTCTCTGTTCGAGCAGGACTCCGTCACTGGGGAGTGGCATTACCGCTATGCCGA CACCCGTCCGTGGGATCCTCTGAACGATATGATTCAGTTTGAGAAAGACGGCTGGATCCAGACTAAGGTTCGCCACCGCACCCCTATG GTGACGGGGCCAAAGAGAAAGCACAAGCAGAGCGACAAGCCGAAGAGTCCTGAGAGCGGCTGCTCCTCTCCTGAGCCCGACCGCCAAGACTCCTCTGGCAGCGaac GACATAAGAGCAAGCACACCAGCCGCTTAAGGAAGAAAGGAACCGACCTCAGTGAACTTCAAAGTGCCATTGATTCTATCAAAAAAACACAGGAGGATATTAACAG GAGTATCAGTGTGCTGCGTAGCCGAGCTGCGGGGCAGACGGCGTCCGAGGGAGGCTtcctccagcagagagactacgccatcatcatcttcctcatctTCGTTCAGGTCTTCATCAACCTCCTCTTCAagtag